AATAAAGAAAGACAGTCCGCCTGTTAGGCGGAACGTCTTTCTTTCTATTATTACATATCTTCGTTGATGACGACCGATTTTCCTCTTAGTTTCATGACAAACGGCACGGCAATCCATAAAAAGGCAATGACCAACAAGACGAGCGAAATCGGCTTTTCAAAGAAAACGAGATAGTCCCCGTTTGATGCCGTCAACGCCCGGCGCATATTGTTTTCGATCATCGGCCCGAGAACAAGCCCCAACACAAGCGGTGCCAATGGATAGTCGTGCTCTGCAAGCCAGTAGCCAAGCAGACCAAACGCCAGCAACAGAAACACATCAAACGTCGTCACTTGCACCGCATACACACCGAACACGGAAATGGCAATAATAAGCGGCAACAAATATTTCGTCGGCGTCTGGATAATTTTCGCGAACACTTTGACGAGCGGCATGTTGAGAATGAGCAACATGACGTTGCCGATAAACATGCTGGCGATCAATCCCCAGGCGACAGCTGGATGCTCATCGAACAACAGTGGACCTGGCTGGACGTTGTACATAATGAGTGCACCCATGAGGATCGCTGTCGTCCCTGAACCAGGAATGCCCAGCGTCAAAAGCGGAATCATTGCGCCCCCAGAAGCCCCGTTGTTCGCCGACTCCGGCGCCGCCACACCGGCGATCGTCCCTTGCCCGAACTTTTCCGGATGTTTGCTCACTTTCTTTTCAAGAATATAGGAGAAAAACGATGCCAACGTGGCCCCGGCTCCCGGCAACACCCCGATGAAAAAACCGAGCAGCGACCCACGGGCGATCGGCCCCGCGCTTTCTTTCAAATCCGCTTTCGTCGGCAACACGCGCCCGATTTTGGCGATGTCCCCGTCGTTCGTCTCATGATGGAGAATGGACTTGAATACCTCTCCTAACGCAAATAGCCCGACCGCTACGGTTAAAAACTCGAGACCTCCATATAAATAGGAAATGTCGTACGTAAAGCGAGCCACGCCGGAAACATTGTCGAGCCCAATCGTGGAAATCAACAAGCCGAACACTGTCATGATCCATGCTTTCGTCATCGATTTGCCAGCCAGTCCGCTCACCGCCGCCAACCCGAGCAGCATGAGCGAAAAATATTCAGCCGGGCCGAACTTCAGCGCCACATTCGACAACGGTTGGGCCAATAAGACGAGGCCGATTAGCGAAACAATTCCGGCGACAAAGGAACCGATCGCGGCAATGGCAAGCGCCGCCCCCGCCCTTCCTTGCCGGGCCATTTGATAGCCGTCCAGCGTTGTGACAACCGATGACGATTCCCCAGGCGTATTTAACAAAATCGATGTCGTCGAACCGCCATACATCGCCCCGTAATACACGCCGGCGAGCAAAATAATCGAACTGGCTGCCGCCTGTTCCGGACTAAGGCCGGACGTCATCGACGCCGTCACCGGAATAAGCAACGCCACCCCGCTCATCGGGCCAATCCCAGGAAGCACACCGACCGCTGTGCCGATCAACACCCCGATAAAGGCAAACAGCAAGTTATGCGGCTGAAGCGCTGTCTGAAATCCGTCAAGCAAAAACGATAGTGTGCTCATGATGCCCCTCCCTTCATTGGAACCAAATCGGCCAGCTTGGCAATGTTCCTTGCAGCAGCTTCACATAAAGGCCATATACGCCAAGCGAAAAGCCAGCCGCAATGGCGATCGACTTCCATAGCGCCCCTCTTTCCATCGTTTGAAAGCCGATAACAAGAAACAGAAACGTCGTGATTACATACCCAACCGTTTCAAGCAACGTCGCATAGAAAACAGCAGCAATGAAAATGATGAGAAACTTTTTGTACTGCCGCGGCGGCTTCTCTCCCACTGAATCCTTATA
Above is a window of Geobacillus thermoleovorans DNA encoding:
- a CDS encoding tripartite tricarboxylate transporter permease, whose product is MSTLSFLLDGFQTALQPHNLLFAFIGVLIGTAVGVLPGIGPMSGVALLIPVTASMTSGLSPEQAAASSIILLAGVYYGAMYGGSTTSILLNTPGESSSVVTTLDGYQMARQGRAGAALAIAAIGSFVAGIVSLIGLVLLAQPLSNVALKFGPAEYFSLMLLGLAAVSGLAGKSMTKAWIMTVFGLLISTIGLDNVSGVARFTYDISYLYGGLEFLTVAVGLFALGEVFKSILHHETNDGDIAKIGRVLPTKADLKESAGPIARGSLLGFFIGVLPGAGATLASFFSYILEKKVSKHPEKFGQGTIAGVAAPESANNGASGGAMIPLLTLGIPGSGTTAILMGALIMYNVQPGPLLFDEHPAVAWGLIASMFIGNVMLLILNMPLVKVFAKIIQTPTKYLLPLIIAISVFGVYAVQVTTFDVFLLLAFGLLGYWLAEHDYPLAPLVLGLVLGPMIENNMRRALTASNGDYLVFFEKPISLVLLVIAFLWIAVPFVMKLRGKSVVINEDM
- a CDS encoding tripartite tricarboxylate transporter TctB family protein, with product MNKTADRIAAVAFLAVGSLFMAESLRLSKSAYGSAVGPNVFPFLLGLVLALLSIKLLFETRGYKDYKDSVGEKPPRQYKKFLIIFIAAVFYATLLETVGYVITTFLFLVIGFQTMERGALWKSIAIAAGFSLGVYGLYVKLLQGTLPSWPIWFQ